Proteins from a genomic interval of Rhodococcoides fascians A25f:
- a CDS encoding NAD-dependent epimerase/dehydratase family protein: MKLLVLGGSDFVGRTAVEHALALGWDVTVLNRGTTASDPRVTQLQGDRRASGGLDPIREGNWDIAFDTWSWEPGVVAQSASALTGRVRSYVYVSSRSVYDAPGAGATETWPTVQGPGDDYARCKLGGEQAAVTAFGVRALLVRAGLILGPYENIGRLPWWLNRIGQERSLRSDQNGRAGDVLAPGPADLALQYIDARDLVGWALDAAARGLGGPYDVVSRPGHATMREVLQACVAATRSDARLRWVEPDVLNAAGVQPWTELPIWIPPGADHDSLHASDVSKAFAEGLRARPIQETVADTWTWLQSVNGEPSTRRDRPPVGLSADREAAILAGVGRAEVGELDRRARNRQTRSE, translated from the coding sequence ATGAAACTACTGGTTCTCGGGGGCAGCGATTTCGTCGGGCGAACGGCCGTCGAGCATGCCCTTGCCCTCGGATGGGACGTCACCGTGCTCAATCGTGGCACGACGGCGTCCGATCCTCGGGTCACGCAACTCCAGGGAGACAGGCGCGCGTCCGGAGGGCTCGATCCGATTCGAGAAGGTAACTGGGACATTGCCTTCGATACTTGGTCGTGGGAGCCCGGTGTAGTGGCGCAGTCGGCTTCTGCGCTTACCGGTCGAGTGCGCAGCTACGTCTATGTGTCGAGCCGATCGGTGTACGACGCGCCTGGAGCAGGTGCGACCGAGACCTGGCCGACGGTACAAGGGCCTGGCGATGACTACGCACGATGCAAGCTCGGTGGTGAGCAGGCCGCCGTCACAGCATTCGGTGTTAGAGCCTTGTTGGTCCGGGCCGGATTGATCCTGGGACCGTACGAGAATATCGGTCGACTTCCATGGTGGCTCAACAGAATTGGGCAGGAGCGGAGCCTGCGGAGTGACCAGAATGGGCGTGCCGGGGATGTTCTAGCGCCCGGTCCCGCCGACCTGGCACTGCAGTACATCGACGCGCGCGATCTTGTCGGCTGGGCTCTGGACGCGGCTGCCCGTGGGCTCGGGGGTCCGTACGACGTGGTGAGTCGGCCCGGGCATGCAACGATGCGCGAGGTTCTGCAGGCCTGTGTTGCCGCGACACGGTCCGATGCTCGCCTGCGTTGGGTGGAACCGGACGTCCTCAATGCTGCCGGAGTGCAGCCGTGGACGGAGCTACCGATCTGGATTCCGCCTGGCGCAGATCATGACTCGTTGCACGCGTCCGACGTGTCGAAGGCGTTCGCGGAGGGGCTTCGGGCACGGCCGATCCAGGAGACCGTCGCAGACACGTGGACCTGGCTGCAGTCAGTGAATGGTGAGCCGTCGACGAGACGCGACCGGCCGCCTGTCGGACTCTCCGCCGACCGTGAGGCGGCAATTCTCGCGGGCGTGGGGCGTGCAGAGGTCGGTGAACTCGACAGACGCGCGCGGAATCGTCAGACGCGTTCGGAATAG
- a CDS encoding isocitrate lyase/PEP mutase family protein: MTLRGLTEQGLVYAPGVWDGLTAKLAEQAGFSALCASGFAVSAALGLPDAELYTMTENLQAVRTIREASALPLVADIDTGYGNAVNAARTASRFAEAGVQGVFMEDQLSPKKCPICVGEPVDLISVDEASGKVRAVRDSMPDDVLLIARTDARGDDAIRRAQAYVDAGADMIMPVTKTFETVEQWENCHRAVGVPLMATLTASTWTEREFTPEVLAQIGVRLALLPTQVLMAATGAARETLRRLAAGEAPADVSADALQHHEFVDLIGFPEVEAQQRKYLPAESNR, encoded by the coding sequence ATGACTTTGAGAGGCCTGACCGAACAAGGCCTGGTGTATGCGCCCGGCGTGTGGGACGGGTTGACGGCCAAGCTGGCCGAGCAAGCGGGATTTTCAGCGCTGTGTGCCTCCGGATTCGCCGTATCAGCGGCCCTCGGCCTACCCGACGCCGAGCTCTACACCATGACCGAGAACCTCCAGGCGGTCCGGACCATTCGGGAGGCATCGGCTCTGCCGCTGGTCGCGGACATCGATACCGGGTATGGAAATGCAGTCAACGCCGCGCGCACCGCGAGCCGGTTCGCCGAGGCCGGTGTCCAGGGCGTGTTCATGGAGGACCAGCTGTCCCCCAAGAAATGTCCGATCTGCGTGGGCGAGCCGGTGGATCTCATCTCCGTCGACGAGGCATCGGGCAAAGTGCGAGCGGTGCGTGATTCGATGCCGGACGACGTTCTGCTCATCGCGCGCACCGATGCGCGGGGCGACGATGCGATAAGGCGGGCCCAGGCCTATGTCGATGCTGGCGCCGACATGATCATGCCCGTCACCAAGACATTCGAAACCGTCGAGCAGTGGGAGAACTGTCACCGAGCGGTCGGGGTTCCGCTGATGGCCACACTCACTGCCTCGACCTGGACCGAGCGGGAGTTCACCCCGGAAGTTCTGGCGCAGATCGGAGTGCGGTTGGCCCTGCTGCCCACTCAAGTACTGATGGCCGCGACGGGTGCCGCACGCGAGACTCTCCGCCGCCTGGCCGCCGGTGAAGCTCCCGCAGACGTGAGCGCCGACGCGTTGCAGCACCACGAGTTCGTAGACCTCATCGGCTTTCCCGAAGTCGAAGCGCAGCAGCGCAAGTACCTCCCCGCGGAGTCGAACCGATGA
- a CDS encoding MFS transporter, whose translation MTNVDQPSAVTSAPKADTSTARRAALAGGVGTLIEYYDFAVYGFLAVVIAPLFFPSTSPGVSILATLAVFGVAYVARPLGGIFFGRLGDRKGRRQALVVTVVCMGIACGVLGMLPTHSSVGVLAPILLVIIRLAQGFSAGGEIGGAATYIAESAPPNRRGFFGSFTPVGSTLGFAVAAAVVGVVALVTTDDQMSAWGWRIPFLLALPLAFVCLRVRLKLEDSPEFEEMAAKNEVAKSPLSDVVKKQPWSVLRVVGIAIAMNGSGYIGLTYFSVYLINDLGFSKDSVYWTSAIAIALACATFPLSGMLTDRFGRKPVLLFGYVAYVIIALPVFMILGATSSILIVGVVYFVYMVLNGVVQVPAFPLFTELFPRSVRYTGVSLGFNIGTIAAGGTAPYVAAQLVESTGNAMSPAYWVMGVCVIGVATVLTIKETGRSKLPV comes from the coding sequence ATGACGAACGTCGACCAGCCTTCTGCGGTCACCAGCGCACCGAAAGCCGATACCAGCACCGCGCGCCGTGCCGCGCTGGCCGGTGGCGTCGGCACGCTGATCGAGTACTACGACTTCGCCGTCTACGGCTTTCTCGCCGTAGTCATTGCGCCACTGTTCTTCCCGTCCACGAGTCCCGGCGTATCCATACTCGCGACCTTGGCAGTATTCGGCGTCGCATACGTTGCTCGTCCGCTCGGCGGCATCTTCTTCGGCCGCCTCGGCGACAGAAAGGGTCGTCGACAGGCGTTGGTCGTGACGGTGGTCTGTATGGGTATCGCGTGTGGAGTCCTGGGAATGCTGCCCACACACTCGAGTGTAGGAGTGTTGGCACCGATTCTGCTCGTCATCATCCGACTGGCCCAGGGCTTTTCTGCCGGCGGTGAAATCGGCGGTGCAGCAACCTATATCGCCGAATCGGCACCACCGAACCGTCGAGGATTCTTCGGGTCGTTCACCCCGGTCGGTTCTACCCTCGGCTTCGCTGTCGCCGCAGCCGTCGTCGGAGTGGTCGCCCTTGTCACCACCGACGATCAGATGTCGGCGTGGGGCTGGCGCATTCCGTTCCTGCTGGCTCTTCCGCTGGCATTCGTCTGCCTGCGAGTGCGTCTGAAGCTGGAGGACAGCCCGGAGTTCGAGGAAATGGCAGCCAAGAACGAGGTTGCCAAGAGCCCGCTGAGCGATGTCGTGAAGAAGCAGCCGTGGTCGGTGCTCCGTGTCGTCGGCATCGCCATTGCAATGAACGGATCCGGTTACATCGGACTGACCTACTTCAGCGTCTACCTCATCAACGACCTGGGGTTCTCGAAAGATTCGGTCTACTGGACCTCCGCGATCGCAATCGCGTTGGCCTGTGCGACCTTTCCCCTGAGCGGCATGCTGACGGACAGATTCGGTCGCAAACCGGTGCTGCTGTTCGGTTATGTGGCCTACGTGATCATCGCGCTGCCGGTGTTCATGATTCTCGGTGCCACGTCCAGCATTCTGATCGTCGGCGTCGTCTACTTCGTCTACATGGTGCTCAACGGCGTAGTGCAGGTTCCGGCGTTCCCGCTGTTCACCGAACTGTTCCCGCGCTCCGTGCGCTACACCGGAGTGTCGTTGGGCTTCAACATCGGAACGATCGCGGCAGGCGGAACTGCGCCGTACGTAGCCGCACAGTTGGTCGAATCGACCGGCAACGCCATGTCACCCGCGTACTGGGTCATGGGTGTGTGCGTCATCGGTGTTGCGACGGTGCTGACCATCAAGGAGACGGGACGCAGCAAGCTTCCTGTGTAG
- a CDS encoding IclR family transcriptional regulator, whose protein sequence is MAVPTESDAQAGRDIVGAVVKACALLDHFDTTHPVWTLNDLTTASRMNKTTVHRLMTTLIHAGWVDRTAEGSYRIAMPVFEIGSSALTQLDIRGAAQPYLSEIAEKFGDTAYLMVPADEGAVCIDRHEGSNPLVVAGISIGSVLPYHATAGPMAMLAFSARIRDRWLGGELPAYTNRTLTSPEKLIGHLDRIRSQGYALSNSDYLAGVAAVGAPILGRDGVVVASISVGGRVETFEGDALTDKVQAILAAARSLSRVAEALPASNQ, encoded by the coding sequence GTGGCAGTTCCCACCGAGTCCGACGCTCAGGCCGGCCGCGACATCGTCGGTGCCGTCGTGAAGGCATGCGCTCTACTCGACCATTTCGACACGACCCATCCCGTGTGGACGCTCAACGATCTGACGACGGCGAGTCGAATGAACAAGACGACCGTGCACCGTCTGATGACGACGTTGATCCACGCCGGTTGGGTGGACAGAACAGCGGAGGGTTCGTACCGAATCGCCATGCCGGTGTTCGAGATCGGCTCGTCCGCGCTGACACAACTCGACATCCGCGGTGCCGCCCAGCCGTACCTGTCCGAGATCGCTGAAAAGTTCGGCGATACCGCCTATCTGATGGTCCCCGCAGACGAAGGTGCGGTCTGCATCGATCGCCATGAAGGCAGTAATCCTCTTGTAGTAGCGGGTATTTCGATCGGGTCCGTCCTTCCGTATCACGCCACGGCCGGGCCGATGGCGATGCTGGCGTTCTCCGCTCGGATTCGCGACCGCTGGCTCGGCGGTGAACTGCCCGCGTACACGAACCGGACATTGACCTCGCCCGAAAAGTTGATCGGCCATCTCGACCGAATCCGATCGCAGGGATATGCGCTGAGCAACTCCGACTACCTCGCTGGTGTCGCGGCAGTCGGTGCACCGATTCTCGGACGCGACGGGGTGGTCGTGGCGTCGATCAGCGTCGGTGGCCGCGTGGAAACTTTCGAGGGCGACGCTCTGACGGACAAGGTGCAGGCGATTCTCGCGGCGGCGCGCAGCCTGTCACGCGTCGCAGAGGCTCTACCTGCATCGAATCAGTAG
- a CDS encoding MFS transporter, with protein sequence MPRINEYEWGRNMSQHSEREAPDLNPNYERRWLVLCIVAITQLTIVLDGTIVNIALPQAQIDLGISDTSRTWVITAYALAFGALLLLGGRIADYWGRKRSFIVGMAGFAVASAIGGLAQEGWQLFIARAGQGVFAALLAPAALAILTVTFTDTKERAKAFGVFGAIAGGGAAVGLLLGGVLTEYANWRWCLLVNIPVAVIAIAAAVPLVKESKAHGDTRYDLPGAILVALGLASLVYGFTEAENGWATVPTISFIALGLALLAAFVVVESKSANPLLPLSVLLDRDRGAAYIGSAVIGAALLGGTLYLTFYFQIVLEMSPVIAGVASLPMTGGILITAALASALVPKIGPKPLMAVGPVVSAIGLLLLTQIGVDTSYWTHVLPGVVLLGLGLGLLMVPMQNVALIGVADHDAGAASALINATLQVGGALGAAVFTTVYTSSKTSYLADNPAPTPPAGVPAEALAGQEIPSAEVLASLPEPIRNFVLATIDHAFAAEVSGYAWAFGTAAILVALVCPVVLGLVRAKKDDLPVGDTPVHIG encoded by the coding sequence GTGCCCAGAATCAACGAGTACGAGTGGGGTAGAAACATGTCGCAGCACTCCGAGCGCGAAGCGCCGGATCTGAATCCGAACTACGAGCGCCGATGGCTGGTGCTGTGCATCGTCGCCATCACGCAGCTCACAATCGTGCTGGACGGCACCATCGTCAACATCGCGCTACCGCAGGCGCAGATAGACCTGGGCATCAGTGACACCAGCCGCACCTGGGTTATCACCGCCTACGCTCTGGCATTCGGTGCGTTGCTGCTGCTCGGCGGTCGCATTGCGGACTACTGGGGACGCAAGCGCTCGTTCATCGTCGGCATGGCAGGCTTCGCCGTTGCCTCCGCCATCGGTGGACTCGCCCAGGAAGGCTGGCAGCTGTTCATCGCACGCGCCGGCCAGGGAGTTTTCGCTGCACTGCTCGCACCTGCAGCACTGGCCATCCTGACCGTCACCTTCACCGACACCAAGGAGCGCGCCAAAGCGTTCGGTGTCTTCGGCGCGATCGCCGGTGGCGGCGCAGCCGTCGGTCTGCTTCTCGGCGGCGTGCTCACCGAGTACGCGAACTGGCGCTGGTGCCTTCTGGTCAACATCCCGGTCGCAGTGATCGCCATCGCCGCAGCAGTGCCGCTGGTGAAGGAGAGCAAGGCACACGGAGACACCCGCTACGACCTGCCCGGCGCGATCCTCGTCGCTCTGGGTCTGGCCTCGCTGGTCTACGGCTTCACCGAAGCCGAAAACGGTTGGGCGACGGTACCCACCATCTCGTTCATCGCGTTGGGCCTGGCTCTGCTGGCCGCGTTCGTCGTGGTCGAATCCAAGTCCGCCAACCCGCTGCTGCCGTTGAGCGTGCTGCTCGACCGTGACCGCGGTGCCGCGTACATCGGCTCGGCCGTCATCGGTGCTGCCCTGCTCGGTGGCACGTTGTACCTCACGTTCTACTTCCAGATCGTGCTCGAGATGAGCCCGGTGATCGCGGGTGTCGCGTCACTCCCGATGACCGGCGGAATCCTGATCACCGCAGCGCTCGCGTCCGCACTCGTGCCGAAGATCGGACCCAAGCCGCTGATGGCCGTCGGTCCCGTCGTCTCGGCGATCGGCCTGCTCCTGCTGACGCAGATCGGCGTCGACACCTCGTACTGGACGCACGTGCTGCCCGGCGTCGTGCTGCTCGGTCTCGGTCTCGGCCTGCTGATGGTGCCGATGCAGAACGTCGCGCTCATCGGGGTCGCCGATCACGACGCGGGTGCCGCATCTGCGCTGATCAACGCCACGCTGCAGGTCGGTGGCGCTCTCGGCGCGGCAGTGTTCACGACGGTCTACACCTCGTCCAAGACCTCGTACCTGGCCGACAACCCGGCACCGACTCCGCCGGCCGGAGTTCCTGCGGAAGCTCTCGCGGGCCAGGAGATCCCCAGCGCCGAAGTACTGGCCTCGCTCCCGGAGCCGATCCGCAACTTCGTGCTCGCCACCATCGACCACGCGTTCGCGGCCGAGGTCTCCGGCTACGCCTGGGCATTCGGTACCGCCGCGATTCTCGTCGCGCTGGTGTGCCCGGTGGTGCTGGGACTCGTTCGTGCGAAGAAGGACGACCTGCCCGTCGGCGACACCCCGGTGCATATCGGATAG
- a CDS encoding DUF72 domain-containing protein, with product MSAQRRPRVSIGISGWTYAPWRGDFYPAGLAHRKELGYASEHLTSIEINGTFYAMQKPSSFTKWHDETPDDFVFAIKGGRYVTHIKRLVGVESALANFFATGVLTLGDKLGPFLWQLPPNLEFDAQKVADFCALLPRTVTAAVTLAESRDDKLAEDRVLLPAASSRPLRHCIEARHASFASDAAVELLRENGIAIVVADTAGKYPYIDTPTADFMYARLHGDEELYASGYTDEALDRWAQKIAEWTSVGRDVFVYFDNDIKGYAPFDAMKLIERVGR from the coding sequence ATGTCCGCACAGCGTCGACCTCGGGTTTCGATCGGTATTTCCGGCTGGACGTACGCGCCGTGGCGAGGAGATTTCTATCCGGCGGGCTTGGCGCACCGCAAAGAGCTTGGGTACGCCTCCGAGCACCTGACCTCGATCGAGATCAACGGCACGTTCTATGCGATGCAAAAGCCTTCGAGCTTCACCAAGTGGCACGACGAAACGCCCGACGACTTCGTGTTCGCCATCAAGGGTGGCCGATACGTCACGCACATCAAGCGACTTGTCGGTGTCGAGTCGGCCTTGGCGAACTTCTTCGCCACCGGGGTCCTGACGCTCGGTGACAAGCTGGGGCCCTTCCTGTGGCAGCTTCCGCCGAATCTCGAATTCGACGCGCAGAAGGTGGCGGACTTCTGTGCCCTGTTGCCCAGAACAGTCACTGCGGCAGTGACGTTGGCCGAGTCTCGGGACGACAAGCTGGCCGAGGACCGGGTGTTGCTGCCCGCCGCGTCGTCTCGGCCACTGCGGCATTGCATCGAAGCCCGGCATGCCAGCTTCGCCTCCGACGCGGCAGTGGAACTGTTGCGCGAGAACGGTATTGCAATCGTGGTTGCCGACACCGCCGGAAAGTACCCGTACATCGACACCCCCACAGCGGATTTCATGTACGCCCGGTTGCACGGGGACGAGGAACTGTACGCCAGCGGTTACACGGACGAGGCCCTCGATCGATGGGCACAGAAAATTGCCGAGTGGACGTCGGTGGGACGCGACGTCTTCGTGTACTTCGACAACGACATCAAGGGTTACGCGCCATTCGACGCCATGAAGCTCATCGAGCGCGTCGGTAGGTAA
- a CDS encoding metallophosphoesterase has product MQRPSAFGSLALVCALLTVGCADAAAERRDQPTPRQAAAVPGVGLTTVPAAITTSVVAGIAAESDPTTHEVGVESSTTEMQTSGWDEYPYLRYTVSVVPGTERTTLTWTGRSVNNNDLALHVWNAATADWGPPLAAAEPPTPGGPIELSADVASASGTVEVLVIDSPRADRSFAETNATPDRAFADADTYDFALQHITDTQYISRDDPGVYSDMTQWTADNADALKIDYSMHTGDLIQSWISPGRPDAQARKEFEAASESMTILEDAGIAHGVLPGNHDNIWNAAGKLVPGEHEKNHALYNEYFGPQRYRDQPYWGGSFTAEDNSAHYDLVDIAGAKFLMLFIGYNPPEKVMQWAERVLDDHPDRNVVIGTHYYLDELGEKKLMGFGDIGSSSGQQIWNRLVVPHESVFLVLSGHVDGQVAVVDENVGDTDRTVVQLLADYQYFEVDGERSTGFQRLLQFDVDGATMAVTTHSPTLDAFDVENYDIKNRYGPEDGEFVTDFTLRADVPRAVIVN; this is encoded by the coding sequence ATGCAGCGCCCATCCGCATTCGGCTCCCTGGCGCTGGTCTGTGCGTTACTCACTGTCGGCTGCGCCGACGCGGCAGCCGAACGTCGCGACCAGCCGACGCCTCGTCAGGCCGCTGCGGTACCGGGTGTCGGGTTGACGACGGTGCCCGCAGCGATCACCACGTCGGTGGTGGCGGGGATCGCCGCCGAATCGGATCCGACGACGCACGAGGTCGGTGTCGAATCGTCGACCACCGAGATGCAGACGTCCGGGTGGGACGAGTACCCGTATCTTCGCTATACCGTGTCGGTGGTTCCAGGGACCGAAAGAACGACCCTCACCTGGACCGGTCGATCGGTCAACAACAACGATCTCGCGTTGCACGTATGGAATGCAGCGACGGCCGATTGGGGTCCGCCGCTCGCGGCAGCCGAACCTCCGACACCCGGCGGGCCGATCGAACTCAGCGCCGACGTCGCCAGTGCAAGCGGCACTGTCGAGGTTCTCGTCATCGACAGTCCCCGGGCGGATCGTTCGTTCGCCGAGACCAACGCCACCCCCGACAGGGCTTTCGCGGACGCCGACACCTACGACTTCGCGCTTCAGCACATCACCGATACCCAGTACATCTCGCGCGACGACCCCGGTGTGTATTCGGACATGACGCAATGGACTGCCGACAACGCCGACGCGTTGAAGATCGACTACAGCATGCACACCGGTGACCTCATTCAGAGCTGGATCAGCCCGGGTCGGCCGGATGCCCAGGCCCGCAAAGAATTCGAGGCTGCTAGCGAGTCCATGACCATCCTGGAAGACGCAGGCATTGCCCACGGCGTCCTGCCCGGTAACCACGACAACATCTGGAACGCAGCCGGCAAGTTGGTTCCAGGTGAGCACGAGAAGAATCACGCGCTCTACAACGAGTACTTCGGCCCGCAGCGCTATCGCGATCAGCCGTACTGGGGCGGTTCCTTTACCGCCGAGGACAATTCGGCGCACTACGATCTGGTCGACATCGCCGGCGCGAAATTTCTCATGCTCTTCATCGGCTACAACCCACCCGAGAAGGTCATGCAGTGGGCAGAACGGGTACTCGACGATCACCCCGACCGCAACGTCGTCATCGGTACGCACTATTACCTCGACGAACTCGGCGAGAAGAAGCTGATGGGGTTCGGCGATATCGGATCGAGTTCGGGTCAACAGATCTGGAACCGACTCGTCGTACCCCACGAGTCGGTCTTCCTCGTCTTGTCCGGGCACGTGGACGGTCAGGTTGCCGTGGTCGACGAAAATGTCGGTGACACCGACCGCACCGTCGTGCAGTTGCTGGCCGATTACCAGTACTTCGAGGTCGACGGCGAACGAAGTACCGGATTTCAGCGTCTGCTCCAATTCGACGTCGACGGCGCGACGATGGCCGTCACGACACACTCACCGACGCTCGACGCTTTCGACGTCGAGAACTACGACATCAAGAACCGGTACGGACCCGAGGACGGCGAGTTCGTCACCGATTTCACGTTGCGCGCCGACGTTCCACGGGCCGTGATCGTCAACTAG
- a CDS encoding 3-isopropylmalate dehydratase large subunit: MTPDSFTMVEKILGRTCGGDPVRAGENHAVRPARMIAYDFPGYTDVMFRQMRDDFGITSLEDPARYVVFIDHMLTKLNDREQEVHQVTREWCEYYGIELHEGRGIGHQLTAELGLAIPGDFLVHFDGHISGIGAFGALGWGIRRDLIEAWVTGQLYVDIPATTRFDLYGEFAPGVDSRDLVHSIIDLVGADGCAHQVMEFGGPGARSMKIDHRQGLCGMAMFTGAVSAIFEPDEISLAYANDVARQSFTPIYPDSGAVYAARHTIDLAQIVPQVVAPGSARAANTHSAADLAGTPITKAFIGSCASGRIEDLRAAALVLDGRTVAPGVELNVVPTSQKVHDQAEREGLLDVLRAAGAHIAVSSCDFCFGYQKPLAAGENCISTGVLNISGRMGSSDANIYMGSPYTVAASALAGTIQQVSS; the protein is encoded by the coding sequence ATGACTCCGGACTCTTTCACGATGGTGGAGAAGATTCTCGGGAGAACCTGCGGCGGCGATCCCGTGCGCGCCGGTGAGAATCACGCGGTGCGTCCGGCTCGGATGATCGCGTACGACTTCCCCGGATACACCGATGTGATGTTCCGCCAGATGCGTGATGACTTCGGTATCACCTCGTTGGAGGACCCAGCCCGGTACGTCGTCTTCATCGATCACATGTTGACCAAGCTCAACGATCGGGAGCAAGAAGTCCACCAGGTCACCCGGGAATGGTGCGAGTACTACGGAATCGAGCTGCACGAGGGCCGCGGCATCGGGCACCAGCTCACTGCCGAGCTCGGCCTGGCCATCCCCGGTGACTTCCTCGTGCACTTCGACGGCCACATCAGCGGAATCGGCGCGTTCGGTGCGTTGGGCTGGGGTATTCGCCGCGACCTGATCGAAGCGTGGGTGACCGGCCAGCTGTACGTGGATATTCCAGCGACCACGCGGTTCGATCTGTACGGCGAATTCGCGCCGGGAGTGGACAGCCGCGATCTGGTGCACTCCATCATCGACCTCGTCGGGGCCGACGGATGCGCACATCAGGTGATGGAATTCGGTGGCCCCGGTGCCCGATCGATGAAGATCGACCACCGACAGGGGTTGTGCGGCATGGCGATGTTCACCGGAGCTGTGTCCGCGATATTCGAGCCGGACGAGATCTCCCTCGCCTACGCCAACGATGTTGCGAGACAGTCTTTCACGCCGATCTATCCTGACTCCGGTGCGGTATACGCAGCTCGGCACACCATCGATCTCGCGCAGATCGTGCCGCAGGTCGTTGCGCCCGGCTCGGCGCGCGCAGCCAACACCCATTCTGCCGCAGACCTCGCCGGCACTCCGATCACCAAGGCGTTCATCGGATCCTGTGCCAGTGGGCGAATCGAAGATCTGCGGGCTGCGGCGCTCGTCCTCGACGGCCGCACCGTGGCCCCCGGCGTGGAACTCAATGTGGTGCCGACGTCGCAGAAGGTGCACGATCAAGCCGAAAGAGAGGGTCTGCTCGACGTACTGCGTGCAGCGGGTGCCCACATCGCAGTATCGAGCTGCGACTTCTGTTTCGGCTATCAGAAGCCATTAGCGGCGGGCGAGAACTGCATATCGACCGGCGTACTCAACATCTCCGGCCGGATGGGCAGCTCGGACGCCAACATCTACATGGGCTCTCCGTATACCGTCGCGGCAAGCGCGCTCGCGGGCACAATCCAGCAGGTGAGCTCGTGA
- a CDS encoding TetR family transcriptional regulator produces MKPDASATRARIVVAARDEFSVHGLAGARVDRIAVAAKASKERLYAYFGDKQALFRAVVEDGFARFIEEVPFSIDDLGGYAAREYLHLAAHPEEHRLLLWTQLQGGMAASGTDDIHSVIAERRNAMAAAQRDGLISDAFTVDDLITMMFGITSAWMTAPSRACESADDAEIQRRASKIEAAVRRLCTP; encoded by the coding sequence ATGAAACCTGACGCCAGCGCGACCCGCGCCCGCATCGTCGTCGCCGCCCGTGACGAGTTCTCGGTGCACGGACTGGCCGGAGCTCGAGTCGATCGCATCGCGGTTGCGGCCAAGGCCAGCAAGGAGCGCCTGTACGCATACTTCGGCGACAAACAAGCCCTGTTCCGCGCTGTGGTCGAGGACGGGTTCGCGCGGTTCATCGAAGAAGTACCTTTCTCCATCGACGACCTCGGCGGGTATGCGGCACGCGAATACCTGCATCTCGCAGCACATCCCGAGGAACACCGCCTACTTCTGTGGACCCAGCTCCAGGGCGGTATGGCAGCATCGGGCACCGATGACATCCACTCGGTCATCGCAGAACGACGCAACGCCATGGCCGCCGCCCAACGAGACGGACTGATCTCCGACGCCTTCACCGTCGACGACCTGATCACCATGATGTTCGGGATCACCTCGGCCTGGATGACCGCGCCGAGCAGAGCCTGCGAATCCGCCGACGACGCCGAGATTCAGCGCAGGGCGTCGAAAATCGAGGCCGCAGTGCGACGACTCTGCACTCCGTAG
- a CDS encoding 3-isopropylmalate dehydratase, with protein sequence MSAYPPPPDVIAGRVAWVFGDDFDIDLVVGVANIKSYDPDHLRSVCMAAYDPGFVDRVRPGDIIVGGRNFGYGHPHYPPMVALRNAGIRAIVAESFSPGFWRGETFNGVPLITIPGVSGAVETGDVVELDWRRASLTIGDGRSMVGAAPSPRTVAVIEAGGSYELLLAEHRSKQPLTGQGTAR encoded by the coding sequence GTGAGTGCCTACCCGCCCCCGCCCGACGTCATCGCCGGCCGAGTTGCATGGGTCTTCGGCGACGACTTCGACATCGATCTCGTTGTCGGCGTTGCAAATATCAAGTCGTACGATCCTGATCATCTGAGATCGGTCTGTATGGCCGCATACGATCCGGGTTTCGTCGACCGCGTTCGGCCGGGCGACATCATCGTCGGGGGCCGGAACTTTGGCTACGGCCACCCGCACTACCCGCCGATGGTGGCCCTGCGTAACGCCGGTATTCGAGCCATCGTGGCCGAGTCGTTCTCGCCGGGTTTCTGGCGCGGAGAGACGTTCAACGGAGTACCCCTCATCACCATTCCGGGAGTTTCCGGCGCGGTCGAAACCGGTGACGTCGTCGAACTCGATTGGCGACGAGCATCATTGACCATCGGCGACGGCCGATCGATGGTGGGCGCTGCGCCCAGCCCTCGTACAGTCGCAGTCATCGAGGCCGGCGGATCGTACGAACTACTTCTTGCCGAACACCGAAGCAAGCAACCACTCACAGGACAGGGAACAGCGCGATGA